One stretch of Harmonia axyridis chromosome 1, icHarAxyr1.1, whole genome shotgun sequence DNA includes these proteins:
- the LOC123674760 gene encoding probable aminopeptidase NPEPL1 isoform X1: MQTEKPKIPVLYGKISTTLRTFYDFFLKREYIAVPTMVKLLFKSSLSKTDPRKTPVLIIGQLKHIKTIKYDDIKCKLEPRVAEDVYKTAISGLHSSLSDSVPLYLNYATIATLPLKCSRHNTTSRSHAITRLVQNLSVGTDSGLDECVVVICEGRDFYASACAVARAYPSYAKKSNSAKNITVSVEFMIINETGDFLDDSTEQLCVDSTYGLKLCQRIVDTPCNFMNVDHFITEAQAVAYTLNVGIEIIRGEELAQKGFGGIYGVGKGASCPPALMVLKHTPAGASKTIAWVGKGIVYDTGGLSLKGRFDMLGMKRDCGGAAAILGAFYVAVKGEFSENLYAVFCLAENAIGPEAVKPDDIITLYSGKTVEINNTDAEGRLVLADGVAFAHKNLKADIIVDLATLTGAQGIATGKYHASIMSNDEDWENHVRQAGRACGDLVHPVPFCPELHFAEFNSTMADMKNSVKDRCNAQVSCAGLFIFSHIGFDYPGKWIHIDLAYTVAYMEKATGFGVTLLPTLFGKYCKHSILKNISPDIEDDSPSNGAKRHKLD, translated from the exons atgcAGACAGAAAAACCTAAAATTCCCGTTTTATATGGAAAAATAAGCACGACATTGAGAACGTTTtatgatttctttttgaaaagggaATATATAGCAG TACCCACTATGGTAAAATTGCTTTTTAAATCATCTCTCTCCAAAACGGATCCACGAAAAACTCCAGTCCTGATTATTGGACAATTGAaacatattaaaacaattaaatATGATGATATTAAGTGCAAATTGGAACCAAGAGTAGCAGAAGATGTATATAAAACTGCAATATCTGGTTTACATTCATCTTTATCAGATAGCGTACCTTTATATCTGAATTATGCAACCATAGCAACTCTGCCTCTTAAATGTAGCCGTCACAATACCACCTCAAGATCTCATGCCATTACTCGTTTGGTTCAAAATCTATCTGTTGGTACTGACTCAGGATTAGATGAGTGCGTAGTT GTTATCTGTGAAGGACGTGATTTCTATGCGAGTGCCTGTGCTGTAGCTAGAGCATATCCATCTTATGCTAAAAAATCCAATTCAGCAAAGAATATAACAGTTTCTGTAGAATTTATGATCATCAATGAGACTG GCGACTTCTTAGATGATTCAACTGAACAATTATGTGTGGATTCTACATATGGATTGAAATTATGTCAAAGAATAGTGGACACTCCCTGTAATTTCATGAATGTAGATCACTTCATAACTGAGGCTCAAGCTGTAGCATATACATTAAATGTTGGAATTGAAATAATTCGAGGAGAAGAACTAGCCCAGAAAGGATTTGGTGGAATATATGGAGTGGGTAAAGGAGCATCATGCCCTCCAGCATTGATGGTTCTTAAGCACACACCTGCTGGTGCTTCTAAAACAATTGCCTGGGTTGGGAAAGGTATTGTTTACGATACTGGTGGTCTTAGCTTAAAAGGAAGA TTTGATATGCTTGGAATGAAACGAGATTGTGGTGGAGCAGCTGCCATTTTGGGTGCCTTCTATGTAGCTGTTAAgggagaattttctgaaaatttgtatgcTGTATTTTGTCTTGCAGAAAATGCTATTGGGCCTGAAGCAGTCAA ACCCGATGATATTATTACTTTATATTCTGGAAAAACCGTAGAAATCAATAATACAGACGCTGAAGGAAGACTGGTACTTGCCGATGGTGTTGCATTCGCccataaaaatttgaaagctGATATCATTGTAGATTTAGCAACTTTAACAGGAGCACAG gGTATTGCTACTGGTAAATACCATGCCTCTATCATGTCGAATGACGAAGACTGGGAGAATCATGTCCGACAAGCTGGACGGGCTTGTGGAGACTTGGTACATCCAGTTCCATTTTGTCCTGAATTGCACTTTGCCGAGTTCAATTCTACAATGGccgatatgaaaaattcagtaaaaGACAGATGTAATGCTCAAGTCAGTTGTGCTGGTCTCTTCATATTTTCCCACATAGGTTTCGATTATCCTGGAAAATGGATTCATATCGACCTTGCATATACGGTAGCATAT atgGAGAAAGCTACAGGCTTTGGTGTTACACTTCTACCTACTTTGTTTGGAAAATATTGCAAACAtagtattttgaaaaatattagtcCTGATATTGAGGATGACTCACCATCAAATGGTGCCAAACGACATAAACTTGATTGA
- the LOC123674760 gene encoding probable aminopeptidase NPEPL1 isoform X2, translating into MVKLLFKSSLSKTDPRKTPVLIIGQLKHIKTIKYDDIKCKLEPRVAEDVYKTAISGLHSSLSDSVPLYLNYATIATLPLKCSRHNTTSRSHAITRLVQNLSVGTDSGLDECVVVICEGRDFYASACAVARAYPSYAKKSNSAKNITVSVEFMIINETGDFLDDSTEQLCVDSTYGLKLCQRIVDTPCNFMNVDHFITEAQAVAYTLNVGIEIIRGEELAQKGFGGIYGVGKGASCPPALMVLKHTPAGASKTIAWVGKGIVYDTGGLSLKGRFDMLGMKRDCGGAAAILGAFYVAVKGEFSENLYAVFCLAENAIGPEAVKPDDIITLYSGKTVEINNTDAEGRLVLADGVAFAHKNLKADIIVDLATLTGAQGIATGKYHASIMSNDEDWENHVRQAGRACGDLVHPVPFCPELHFAEFNSTMADMKNSVKDRCNAQVSCAGLFIFSHIGFDYPGKWIHIDLAYTVAYMEKATGFGVTLLPTLFGKYCKHSILKNISPDIEDDSPSNGAKRHKLD; encoded by the exons ATGGTAAAATTGCTTTTTAAATCATCTCTCTCCAAAACGGATCCACGAAAAACTCCAGTCCTGATTATTGGACAATTGAaacatattaaaacaattaaatATGATGATATTAAGTGCAAATTGGAACCAAGAGTAGCAGAAGATGTATATAAAACTGCAATATCTGGTTTACATTCATCTTTATCAGATAGCGTACCTTTATATCTGAATTATGCAACCATAGCAACTCTGCCTCTTAAATGTAGCCGTCACAATACCACCTCAAGATCTCATGCCATTACTCGTTTGGTTCAAAATCTATCTGTTGGTACTGACTCAGGATTAGATGAGTGCGTAGTT GTTATCTGTGAAGGACGTGATTTCTATGCGAGTGCCTGTGCTGTAGCTAGAGCATATCCATCTTATGCTAAAAAATCCAATTCAGCAAAGAATATAACAGTTTCTGTAGAATTTATGATCATCAATGAGACTG GCGACTTCTTAGATGATTCAACTGAACAATTATGTGTGGATTCTACATATGGATTGAAATTATGTCAAAGAATAGTGGACACTCCCTGTAATTTCATGAATGTAGATCACTTCATAACTGAGGCTCAAGCTGTAGCATATACATTAAATGTTGGAATTGAAATAATTCGAGGAGAAGAACTAGCCCAGAAAGGATTTGGTGGAATATATGGAGTGGGTAAAGGAGCATCATGCCCTCCAGCATTGATGGTTCTTAAGCACACACCTGCTGGTGCTTCTAAAACAATTGCCTGGGTTGGGAAAGGTATTGTTTACGATACTGGTGGTCTTAGCTTAAAAGGAAGA TTTGATATGCTTGGAATGAAACGAGATTGTGGTGGAGCAGCTGCCATTTTGGGTGCCTTCTATGTAGCTGTTAAgggagaattttctgaaaatttgtatgcTGTATTTTGTCTTGCAGAAAATGCTATTGGGCCTGAAGCAGTCAA ACCCGATGATATTATTACTTTATATTCTGGAAAAACCGTAGAAATCAATAATACAGACGCTGAAGGAAGACTGGTACTTGCCGATGGTGTTGCATTCGCccataaaaatttgaaagctGATATCATTGTAGATTTAGCAACTTTAACAGGAGCACAG gGTATTGCTACTGGTAAATACCATGCCTCTATCATGTCGAATGACGAAGACTGGGAGAATCATGTCCGACAAGCTGGACGGGCTTGTGGAGACTTGGTACATCCAGTTCCATTTTGTCCTGAATTGCACTTTGCCGAGTTCAATTCTACAATGGccgatatgaaaaattcagtaaaaGACAGATGTAATGCTCAAGTCAGTTGTGCTGGTCTCTTCATATTTTCCCACATAGGTTTCGATTATCCTGGAAAATGGATTCATATCGACCTTGCATATACGGTAGCATAT atgGAGAAAGCTACAGGCTTTGGTGTTACACTTCTACCTACTTTGTTTGGAAAATATTGCAAACAtagtattttgaaaaatattagtcCTGATATTGAGGATGACTCACCATCAAATGGTGCCAAACGACATAAACTTGATTGA
- the LOC123674774 gene encoding activin receptor type-1, which produces MASFLFYLHFYLFYSTLVTLSSGKISEKKVPLQEDSNEDIAEDRYPGEPPPDLFLKRQRVMNDNYIPKIQRFTCYTCEAPNCSNPSNCTDAIQCWKSRVREQNGLESISRGCTKESNQLQFFCHSSAYSMKEKRQASGQYQVDCCVGNFCNDGDFPILPAMYVENSDNADPFHYVLKLIGAVLLPIVILIMCIMIVLYLMKQKHKRRLCNESRYDPESYYASDDLLRATAAGDSTLREYLEHSMTSGSGSGLPLLIQRTLAKQISLAECIGKGRYGEVWRGVWYGENIAVKIFFSRDEASWTRETEIYSTILLRHENILGYIGSDMTSLSSCTQLWLITHYHSLGSLYDHLNRTSLSHQQLMKICLSIANGLVHLHTEIFGTQGKPAIAHRDIKSKNILVKANGTCCIADFGLAVMHTQTNDKLDIGDNPRVGTKRYMAPEVLDETIHMDYFDSFRRADIYAFGLVIWEICRRTVSNGITEEYKPPFYDVVSSDPSFEEMRKVVSTDQQRPCVPNRWASDPILNGMVKVMRECWHQNPNVRLPALRIKKTLLKLGSGENFINLDDD; this is translated from the exons ATGGCttcttttctgttttatttacatttttatcTATTTTATTCAACATTGGTAACCTTATCTTCAG GAAAGATATCTGAGAAAAAGGTGCCTTTACAAGAAGATTCCAATGAAGATATTGCGGAAGATCGTTATCCTGGTGAACCACCACCTGACCTCTTTCTAAAACGTCAGAGAGTCATGAATGATaattatattccaaaaatccaAAGATTCACTTGTTATACTTGCGAAGCCCCAAACTGCAGTAATCCATCGAACTGTACTGATGCAATACAATGTTGGAAATCTAGAGTGAGAGAACAAAATG GTTTGGAAAGTATATCCAGAGGATGCACTAAGGAATCAAatcaattacaatttttttgccATTCATCAGCTTATTCCATGAAAGAGAAACGTCAGGCAAGTGGTCAGTACCAGGTTGATTGTTGTGTAGGTAACTTCTGCAATGATGGCGACTTCCCTATTCTACCTGCAATGTATGTGGAGAATTCTGACAATGCTGACCCATTTCATTATGTTCTAAAATTAATAGGAGCAGTTCTTCTGCCCATAGTTATATTGATTATGTGCATTATGATTGTACTTTATCTTATGAAGCAGAAGCATAAACGACGTTTATGTAATGAGAGTAGATATGATCCCGAATCTTACTATGCATCTGATGATCTTTTGAGGGCAACTGCTGCTGGAGATAGCACGCTTAGAGAGTATCTAGAGCATTCTATGACTTCTGGAAGTGGGTCAGGACTTCCTCTCTTGATTCAAAGAACTTTGgcaaaacaaatttcattggCAGAATGTATTGGTAAAGGACGTTATGGAGAAGTTTGGAGAGGGGTTTGGTATGGTGAAAATATAGCAgttaaaattttcttttctagaGATGAAGCAAGTTGGACTCGGGAGACAGAGATTTATAG TACAATTCTCCTTCGTCATGAAAATATCCTTGGATACATTGGCTCAGATATGACTTCACTCAGTTCTTGTACCCAACTATGGCTCATAACACATTATCATTCATTGGGTAGTCTGTATGACCATTTGAACCGCACATCATTAAGTCATCAGCAGCTGATGAAGATATGTTTATCGATAGCAAATGGTTTGGTACACCTACATACTGAAATATTTGGAACACag GGAAAACCTGCTATTGCTCACAGAGATATTAAGAGTAAAAATATCCTTGTCAAAGCAAATGGAACATGTTGCATCGCTGATTTTGGTCTTGCTGTGATGCACACTCAAACTAATGATAAACTAGATATTGGAGACAATCCTAGAGTGGGTACCAAGCGATATATGGCACCTGAAGTTCTGGATGAAAC GATTCATATGGATTACTTTGATTCTTTCCGTCGTGCTGATATTTATGCATTTGGCCTTGTTATTTGGGAGATATGTCGTAGAACAGTGAGCAATGGCATCACAGAGGAATATAAACCGCCTTTTTATGATGTGGTGTCCAGTGatcccagttttgaagaaatgcgAAAAGTAGTTAGCACGGATCAACAGCGGCCGTGTGTTCCAAATAGATGGGCTAGTGATCCG